GGGGATAGTACAGTTTTATAGTCACGTAGCAAGAGAAATATTATCTATTAATGGAAATGAAATGATAGGAAAATATATAGGTGAATATGTAAAATCTCTAGACTTTGATCAAATAATTAAAAAAGAAGTTCCGTATTTTCAAAAACTTATTAAAGTAAATAATATAGATATAAATATGGAGGTTAAATACACACACATAAGTGTTTTTAATGGATTTATAATAAAAGTATCTAAATTCCATCAAGCTGAAAAAAAACAAGCAAAGTTAAGGGCACAGCTAATGAGCTCAGGAAATATAAGCAAATATAACTTTGACGATATAATTGGATGCAGTGAATCTATACAAAATACAAAAAAAATTGCATATAAAATGGCTCAATCTGATTCATCGATTCTTATAATTGGTGAAAGTGGGACTGGTAAAGAGTTATTTGCTCAATCGATACATAGTGCATCAAGACGAAGCCAAGGCCCTTTTGTAGCTGTAAACTGCAGTACTTTTCAAGAAGGATTATTACAAAGTGAACTTTTCGGATATGATGAGGGGGCATTCACAGGAGCTAGAAAAGGTGGTAAAATTGGATTATTTGAACTAGCGAATAAAGGTACTATATTTTTAGATGAAATAGGAGAGATGGACTTAAACTCTCAAGCAACACTTCTTAGGGTAATTCAAGAAAAACAAATTAGAAGAGTTGGTTCAGATAAGATTATAGATGTGGATATAAGAATCATAGCAGCTACCAATAGAGATTTAAAAAAGTTAGTATGCGAAAATAAATTTAGAAAAGATTTATTTTATAGATTAAATGTATTGCCATTAAAAATTGCACCACTTAGAAATCGAAATGAAGATGTATTTTTAATTTTTGAATCATTTAAGAAAAATCTTGATGTGAAGTTTAATCTCTCGAATGAACTTGTTGAAATTTTTAAAACGTATAGCTGGGAAGGCAATATAAGGGAATTAAGAAATTTAGTAGAATATTGTTCATATTTAGATAAAAGTACGATAGAAGTATATGATTTGCCTGAGTATATGTTAGAGTCAATAAAACATAAAGATTACTGTTTGGAATTATCAAATAAAAATGAAATTAAAAAAATATCTAATTTAAAAAGAGATTTGAGAGATTATATATTTGTATTAGAAAAAATAAAAAATGCATATGATTTAAAGCAAAGAATTGGAAGAAGAAAAATATATGAATATGCATTATCAGAAAAGATATTTTTAACTGAGCAACAAATTAGAAGCATATTGATAGAGTTACAAGAGTTTGGATTTGTAAAAATTTTGTCTGGCCGAGGGGGGTCGGTAATAACAGAAAAAGGAATTATATTTTTAGAAGAAAACAAAAGAGTTTGATAGATAATATATATTATCTATCAAACTCTTTTTTCATTTAAAATTATTTAATATAAAGTAACATAAAAAAAAATTTTTAATATTATATAGATTAGGGGGACTTTACTTGGAAAATTTTAAAGGAGGTTTTTTATGAATAAATTAAAAGGTATTGATGTCAGTCATTGGACAGGCTATGTTAACTTTAAAGATGTTTTAAATAGTGGAATTCAAGTTGTTTATATAAAAGCAACAGAAGGAACTAATTATATAGATCCTAGATTTAAAGAGTACTATAATGAAGCAAGAGAAGCAGGCCTAAAGATAGGGTTTTACCATTTTTTTAATCCTGTAAACCCTGGAATCCCTAAAGAACAAGCTCAACATTTTGTAAGTACAATAAATGGATTAAAATGTGATTGTAAGTTAGTTTTAGATTTAGAAAAAACGGGAGGACTAAGCAAATCGAAACTATCTAGACAGGCGATAGAGTTTTTAGAAGAAGTTAAAGGATTAAGCGGATTGGACGTAGCTATTTATACGTATACTAATTTTGCTCAAAATAATTTAGATTCAGAATCTGGACTAGGAAAGTATCCTTTGTGGATAGCTCAATATGGAACAAGTAAACCGGAAAGCAATCCTATATGGGGAGAACAATATGCTGGATGGCAATATTCTGAATCAGGAATAGTTAGAGGGATTGAAAGCAAAACGGACCTAGATGTATTTACTGAACAAATACTATTAAATGAATATAAAGAAGCGGACATTAAGGATAAAAAATCTGAAAATATTTATTACACAGTAAAAAGTGGAGATACTTTAAGTAAGATAGCTAAAATATATAATACTAACTATCAATATTTAGCAAATATTAATAACATACCTGATCCAAACTTAATATATCCAGGACAAAAAATTAGAATAAATTAAAGGAATTTCGAGATATTACCATAATATTTATGGTAATATCTTTTTTTAAAATATAAAAAAAGACATGAAAAATAAATTTTAGATAAGTTTTTATATTTGTAGGAATGTTGTAACTAAAGTTAAGCATAAAATATATATAATTTATAATAAATAGATTATATAGCAACAAATCAGGGGGGAATAAAATGAGTAAAAGTGAATTAAGGGTGGATATGAAAGAAGAAGCTAGGAGACAGTTAGCCGATAATAAAATAGATATTACTATAGCTACTGTATTAGTTGGAATGATTACATTTATACCACAGTTTTTAAGTGAAGAAATTTTCACATCTTATAGAATGACATTAGTTATAAGTATTATATCAATGCTTGTGTCTACTCCGTTAGTAGTAGGATTAAATATAGTATCTTTAGATTGTATAAAAGGGGAGAAAATCAAAGCAAAAGATATATTAAAAGGATTTAATATATTATATCAATCATATGGATCTATATTACTTCAGATGGCTATAACTTTTATTATGACTGCTCCTTTTGTAGCTATACCCATATTTTTAGTAAAAGATAGTCATACAAGATTAACTATGATTGCATTTATAAGTAGTATATCAAATTTATTTTTTTCTATAGTATTTTCGCAACTTCAATATATTATTGCAGATAAAAAAGATATTTCATTAATTGAAGCTATTAAAAAATCTATCAGTATTATTAAAAATTATATTTGGGACTATATATTACTTTCATTAAGTTTTATTGGATGGATGCTTTTAGTTGGATTTACCTTTGGGATAGCATATATTTGGGTAGGACCTTATATTCAGTTAACATTTACAAATTTTTATGAATATATAAAAAAAGATGAGTTGGATACATATGAAAAATCAAAATATAGTAATTTAAAATCAGGTATATTAGTAGGAATTTTATTATGTGCATATATGATGATAGAAGCAAATGTATCTCAAAGAATACTTACACCACCTATTGTAAAAAGAATTATAGAAGACAATGATCTAAGACTTATAAGTTTTGATGAAGAGAAAAGTTATTATATATCTGAAGAAGAAGGGATAGCGTATAAAATTGAACCTAATTACAACAATTTAAGTGATTTAAGTAAATATACAGTTGTTGTCAAAAAACATCCACTAGATGCTAAAAAAGGAGATAAAGTTAATTCGACAGTTATGTATATAATAGCAGATGGAGATAAGTTATTGGGTATTAGTTGTGATCCAAATAGTCCAGATAAAAAAATAGAATCTTATAATCCATTGCCAGGAAAATTTGATATAAAAGGAAAAAAACTATAAAACAAGAAATTGGCATATAACACAATGTGTTATATGCCAATTTCTTGTTTTTGAAAATATAAATTAGAATAAAAAAATTAAGAAAAAATTAAGAAAAAATAAAGGTTAAATTAAGAATTATATCTCAAAATAGTTAAGTTATTTATATTAAGATGATACTAGAGAGTGCCTAGTTTACAGTAATGTTACATGTACATAACAAATTTGTAATAAAGCTAAAAAGTGGAGTTTAATATGGTAGACTTTATAAATAAAAATAAATTGGAGAGGTGATGGTTATTAAAACGAATAAAGATAAATTAATATTAGGATTAAAGATATTATTTGTAGTAATTATTTTAGGAATAACAGCTAAAGAGTCAGCTAGTATTATTAGAGGGTTTAACGTCGAAACATTTTATACTTATGCAGACCAGCTTACTTTAGGTAATATACTTATTATTGTTTCGCTGGGCATAATTTCATATATACCTTTAACTTTTTATGATTTTATAATCAAGAAAAGAGTTGGAATAAATTTAGATAATAAAAAATTATATAAATATTCATGGATTGCAAGTTCTGTATCTAGTATCGTTGGATTTGGAGGAAGTAGTGCTATTGCTTTAAAAAGCCATTTTTACAATCCTTATGTTAAAGATAAAAAGATTTTAGCAAAAGAGGTATCTAAAGTAGTAGCTTTAAATCTAACTGGTTTTTCAATGACATGTTTTATATATTTAATAATGATGAAATTTAATCTTGGTAAAATTAGTATTACAAATGTTTTAACTATATGTATAAGTATGTATTTACCAATTTTGACATTAATTTTAATAGGTAGATATATAAAATATAAAAATGAAGTAAGAAGAGATGTTGCTGATACATTTAAAATAATAGGAATATCATTATTAGAGTGGATTACAACTATAACTTTAGTATACTCAATAATCATTATATTAGGAGAAAGTATATCTATAGCACAATTTTTTCCAATATTCGTAGCTGCAATAGCTGTAGCTATAATAAGTATGTCTCCTGGTGGAGTAGGAACGTTTGACTTAACTTTATTAACTGGACTTAATGCTTTAGGTGTTTCATCAGAAAAGGTAATATTAGCTATATTTTTATATAGGTTAACTTACTATATAATACCATTACTTATAGGAGTAGTATTATATATATCTGAGCTATGGACTAAAGTAGATAAAAATAAAAAACATGTAGTTTCTATAGTATCATCAAAATTTGCTCATTATGGATTGATTGTATTAGTATTTTCTGCTGGATTATTACTTCTAGCATCTCAGGCTATACCTGGTATGGTGGAAAGAATACATGTAGTGAATAAAATCTTAGGATTTAAAATTACATGTATGTCAGGCGGAGTATCTATAATAATTGGATTTTTATTAATTGCTATGTCTAGAGTAATAAGTTTTAAATCTAAAAATGTATATAAGATAACTATGGCATTGGTTATAATCGGGATTTTCGTGTCCTTAATAATTAGATTTGAATATCAAGTTAGTATGTATCTAATTATTGTAGGGATAGTACTAAAAATTAGTAAAAATCAATTTTATAGAGATGGATTTGTTATGAAGTGGGGAGATATATTAAAAAACACGTTAATATTACTATTTTTCCAAGGGTTATATATATATGTAGCATACAATAATACACATTTAAAAGTTGCTAGTAACTCAATATTTAACTTAAGTAATTATCATACTTTGGAACAAGTAAAAAAATTCGGGGCAATGAGTGCAATTGGATTTTTAATTGCAGTAGCATTCTTAGGTATTCTATACTATTTAAATAAAAAGAATGATTTTAAAAAAGTTAAGTTGTATCAGTGTAAAGATAAAGTAGATAGTATACTAAAAAAATATAATGGAAGTTCCGTTATTCACTTTATAAATTTAAATGATAAATTTGTATATATGAATAAAGATGAAGATGTTATGCTCCAATACCAAGTATATGCAAATAAATTAGTAGTGCTTGGCAACCTTGTAGGGAATGAAAATAAGTTTTTTGAATCTATCCAAGAATTTTATGAAATGTCTGATAGATATGGATATATACCTGTATTTACTGCAATAGATGAAAAAATGATACCTCATCTACATGAAACTGGATATGAATTTATTAAATTAGGTGAAGAAGCATCTGTAAATTTAGAAAGCTTTACTTTAGAGGGTCGAAAAATGAAGAGTGTAAGAAATGCACTTTCTAGAGTTGAAAAAGAAGGATATACATTTGAAATGATATATCCACCGTTTAGCAATGATTTTCTTGAGGAAATTAAAAATATTTCTGATGAATGGCTTGAAGGAAGACCGGAAAAAGGATTCTCAGTTGGATTCTTTGATGAAGAGTACTTAAGTTTAGATGCTATTGCTATAGTAAAAAACAAAGATGGAGAAATTAAAGGATTTACAAATTTAATGCCTATGTATGATGGTAATAAAACTTTATCTATAGATTTAATGCGTTTCTCAAAAGATAGTTGTAATGGGATAATGGATTTTATATTTGTAAATTTATTTAAGCATGGAATAGAACATGGATATTCAAGATTTAATATGGGAATGGCACCTTTATCTAATGTAGGAAGATCTAAATATTCATTTTTAAGAGAAAAGATGGCTGCTAAGATTTATTCTCATGGACAACATTTTTATTCTTTTGAAGGATTAAAGAAGTTTAAAGAAAAGTATTGTGAGTCTTGGGATGGAAGGTATATGGCCTATAAAAAAAGAACTTCCCTTATATTTACAATGGTTCAAGTTATAATGTTAGTATCTAATGGTAAAAAGTATAGATATGAAAGTTGCAATATTGAAAGTGAATCATTAAAGGAAGAGTTAGCTTAAGTATTAAAAATAAAAAAACACTATTTTAAAAATAGTGTTTTTTTATTTATTTTAAAACAAATTTTTCTATAGCTTTAGCTACTCCAGATTCTGTATTTGGAAGAGTTACATATTGAGCAGAGTTTTTTACTATATCTATAGCGTTACCCATAGCTACTCCTATTCCTGCATATTCAATCATAGATAAATCATTTTCGCTATCACCTATACACATAACTTCATCTTTTTTTAAATTAAAATATTTTGCAAGTTGAGCAACAGCCTCTCCTTTAGAGCTACCTTTTTTCATTATTTCAAAATTATCATCCCAAGAAGAAACAATTTCAAGTTCAGGATTTAATTGTTTTAATTCTTTTTTCACTTTCATTAATTTTGAAATATTATTTTTTTCTATACAAACACCTTTTAATAATTGATTTGGATATAATTTAAAAGCATTATCTATATTATCAATAACCTCAAATTTAATTTTTTCTTCATCTTTAAGACGTTTATTTAAAACTTTATATATATGATTATCTGGAAGTTCCATAGTAGATACGATACCAAAATTACCAGTTAAGTAAGATAATAATCCATACTGTTTTGTAAGACTTAAAAAGTCTTTTATCTCATTAGCACTTAATGGGTTATTATATATAGTTTCACCATTACTTCCACCGATAAAAGCTCCATTTGAAGCTATGATAGGAGTTTTTAAACCTATTTCATCAGAATATAATTTTGCACAATTATAAACTCTACCAGTAGTAATCGCTACGTGAACACCTCTAGAAACAGCTTCTTTTATAGCCCTTTTATTTTCTTCTGATACATTTTGTTGATCCATTAGAAGAGTTCCATCCATATCTATACATATTAATTTTATAGCCATTTCAAATACCTTCTTTCGATATATTAAATGTATTTATTACAATTAATATTATATTACTTTAGAATTAAGATGTTAAATAGTAAAATTACATGATAATTATAGGGAAAACTTATAATTGTTAAAAATCATTTTGAGAATTTACTTGAAAGGATGAAATATATAGTTTAATAAAGAGGGTTAATGGGTTGAATTGTTTAGCCTGTTAAACCTATTTTTATTTATTTAACATCAAATTAAGAACATATTTTTAAATTTATCCAAATAATATTAAAAATATAAAGAACATATTAATTAGTTTGCTTATTATATTGTTGGAATTTCAATGATTATAAAGTTATGATGAAAATGAAATACGTATTGAAAAGATTTGGCATAGATATTGCTTATATATCTAAGTATAAAGAATTTATTGGAGGTAGTAAATGATGAATTATAACTTTGACACTATAATTGATAGAAGTAATAACTTTGCAGCTAAATGGTCAGAAATGGATAAGAAATATGGAACAAATGATCTTATTCCTATGTGGGTTGCAGATATGGATTTTAAAGCAGCTCCATGCATAATAGATGCTTTAAGAAATAGATTAGAACAAGGTATTTATGGATACACAACTAGACCAAATTCTTACAATGAATCAATAGTAAATTGGGTATCTAGAAGATTTGGATGGAATATAAAAAGTGAATGGCTAGTTTTTAGTCCAGGAGTTATTCCGGCAATTAGTATATTAATACAAGAACTTACTAATGAAGGGGACAAGATAATGATACAAGAACCAGTATACAGTCCTTTCAATAGTGTAGTAAAAGATAATAAAAGAGAATTAGTTATAAGCCCTTTAAAGAAACTAGAAGATGGAAATTATGTTATGGACTATGAAGATATAGAATCTAAAATAAAAGATGTAAAAATATTTATACTTTGTAACCCTCATAATCCAGTTGGTAGAGTTTGGACAAAAGAAGAACTAAAGCAATTAGGTGATATATGTATTAAGCACAATGTAAAAGTTATTTCAGATGAGATACATAGTGATATAATTTTCAAAGGTTATAAACATATACCTTTTGCATCAATATGTAAGGAATTTGAACAAAATAGTATTACTTGTATGGCTCCTACTAAAACGTTCAATATAGCAGGACTTCAAATGTCTCAAGTTATACTTCCTAACGAAGATGATTACAAAGCACTAGATTCAGCTTTTGCAAGAATAGATATTAGAAGAAATAATGCATTTAGTTTAGTTGCAACAGAATCAGCATATAACAATGGAGAAGAATGGCTAACAGATTTTATTGATTATTTAGAAGGTAATATGGATTTTGCAGTTGATTATATTGAGAAAAATATGCCTAAGTTAAAGGTAAGAAAACCACAAGGAACTTACTTATTATGGGTAGATTTTAGTGAACTTGGATTAAGTGATGAAGAAGTTGCCAAGTTTTTAGTAGAAAATGCTAAAGTTGCATTAAACAATGGACCTTCATTTGGGATAGGTGGACAAGGATATCAAAGAATAAACTTAGCTTGCCCTAGGTCTATGGTTGAAGAAGCTTTAACAAGAATAAAAAATGCTATAGATTTATTATAAAAAACTTAGACCTCAAAATTATATAAGAATTATTTTGAGGTCTATATCTTAAGGGTTATGAAAACGATACCAAAAAATAATTGAAAAGAAAGGAAGTTTCCCCATGTGTAAAAATGTTGAAAAAAAGAAACCTACATTTAGATTTGCAATTTTAGTTATGCTTGCGATTATATCTTTGACTACAGTTGGAATGGTTGTATTTAAAGCATCTATAACAACTATGTTCTTATTATCTTGGCTAATAGTTGTTCCGGCGGCTATGAAATTAGGTTATACAAATAGTGAAATTGAAGAATTTGGATTTTCTGTGGGAAAAGATGCGTTTCAGTCTAACTTAATTATATTATCGGTTGGGGTATTAATTGCTACATGGATAGCAGCAGGAACAATACCAACTATTGTATATAGCGGGCTTACGATAATAACACCTAAATATTTTTTACTAACAGCATTAATAGTATGTTCTCTTACATCTATAGCAACAGGTACATCATGGGGAACTTTAGGAACTTCAGGTATTGCTTTAATGAGCATAGGGACAAGCATGGGAGTTCCAGCTGGACTTACAGCCGGAGCTATTATATCAGGAGCATTCTTTGGAGATAAAATATCTCCATTATCAGATTCTACAAATTTAGCTGCAGCTGTCTGTAAGACGGATGTAATAACTCATATAAAACATATGATGTACACTACTGTACCATCATATATAATATGTATAGTTTTATACACTGTAATTGGATTTAAATATGCAAACAATACAATCGATTATAATCAAATCAATGAAGTTATAAATGTTTTAAAAGCTAATTTTAATATAGGATTCATTGCATTACTTCCTATAATTTTTTTACTTATATTGCTTTTATTACAGAAACCACCAATAGTTTCTATACTAGCTTCTGCTATTCTTGGTGGAGTTATAGCTGTTCTTCAAGAAGGAGAGAAAATAGGAGATTTACTAAATTATATGTTAAATGGATATTCGGTAGATACAGGACTTGAATATGCAGATAAACTATTAAATCGCGGTGGAATGATGAGTATGGCAGAAACTGTATTACTAGTATTTATAGTTTTTGTTATAGCAGGGATACTTCAAAAAACTGGATTCTTAGAAGTTTTACTACAACCTATGATTGAAAAAATTGGGAACTCTAGAACTAAGTTAGTAGGAGCAACATTTATAACTAGTTATTTTGCAAATGCATTTAGTTCTTCGATGATGTTTACGTCTGTATTTGTAGGAACTGTTATGTCACCTTTATATAAAGAATTCAAATTAAAACCAGAAAATTTATCTAGAATAATAGAAGATACAGCAACTCTTGGAGGACCATTAATTCCATGGAATTCAAATGCAATATTTTGTAGCCAAACATTAGGTGTGAGCCCATTTGATTTTATACCATATTGTTTTTTAAGTTGGATAACTCCAATCATTTCATTTACTTATGGAGTTACAGGTTTTTCTATGAAAAAATATACAGATGAAGAACTTAGAGAAATTAGCGAACTTGAAGTTGCAGATAACCTATAGTAGTTTATAATTATATAAATTTAAGTTAAAAAAGAAGAGGATGATATTCTCTTCTTTTTTATATTTTAATATGATAGTTATTTAAATTAAGTAGTTTACATATTATTTAATATATTGGATAAAAAGATATTAAATTTAAATACAAATATTATGGAGAATATTATATGGAAGTAAATTTAAAAAAAATGAATTGTAAATTATCTTGTTTTGAAGAACTGCCACCACTAGAGTATTTCAAGCAATTAAATGTATATCAAAATTTGCATTTAAGTAGTAAAAATTTAGATATTTCAAATATAGAAAATACAAATCCTAAAATAGAAATATACTCAACTAAAATAATTGATACAAAGATAACTGAAAGTATAAAAGGTACATCTCTAGAGGGTCAACATTTAAGTGGTAAAAATCTTATTGTTGTAGGAAATATAAACATGAGTTTAATATTAGAATGCAGTACGAAAGGCAAAAAAAATAAAAATGTTAAAAAGAGAGAAGTTATTAACTTTAATATGCCTTTTAGTACAGTTATTGTAATACCAGAGGATATATGTGCAACAAATACAATAGATCTAAGATATTTAATTGAAGATATAACCGTTGCTAAAATTAGTTTAAACCAAGTATTAGTAAGTGTTACTATGTTAATACAGTATATAGACTAATGTAATATTTATTAAAATATAACTATACAAAATAGAAAAGGTGATTCAATGAGGGTTGTCAATGAGTGTAGGGTTGATTTTAAATATAGATTAACTGAGGATAGTCCATTAGTGACTAGAACAAATTTTAGCAATGTAGTATCAACAGAAATAGTGAAAGATATGTTGCATGTAGAAAAATTTGTAGATAAAAAATGCACATATGCATTTGATATACTAACATATAGTATAGTTATAACTAATACAAGTAATTTCACGATTACAAATGTGTTCTTTAAAGATAAAATACCAAAAGGAACTGTTTTTATAGAAAATTCAGTAAAAGTGGATGATATCAAAAAAAGATGTTTAAGACCTGATAGTGGTTTTTATATAAATAAAATTAAATATAGAAGTAGTGTAATTATAAGATTTAAGGTGATAGTTTTACCTCAATGTTTCACACAAACAATAACAAACTTTTCAACTATACAGCAAAATCATATATTAAATATAGAGGAAGAGCCTGTTAAATTAAATATTGATAGTAATATTGTAAGTAGTGAATTTCAACGAAAAGTATTTAAACAAATAAACATATGTGAGAATATAAGGCTAAAAAAAGATATTGTTAAAATTTTAAAATATGAGGTTAATGTAAAAGTCTTAAAATCAAAAATAGTAGATAGTCCAATTAATAGAATTAATCAAAAAAATAAATCTAATATGTGCAACTTAGTTGTTATTGGATCGATAGATTATAAAATACATTTTTTATCTGAAAATAAACAAAATAATAATGCAAATATGATTAGATATCAATTTGGATTTTCGTCATATTTAATGACACCTATAGGAATTGCATACATAAAGAATGAAAATATAAAAGTTAATGTGAATTATGCTTCAGCAAATTTAATAAATAAAAATTTGATAGTTACTAGCACAAATTTATATATGTATTTTGAAAATAATTTAAACACAAATAAAAAATAAACTCCCTTATATAAACATTTAAAAATAGCTTTATATAAGGGAGTTTTTTTACTTTAAAAACTTGGATCTATATTTAATACAGTTTTCTCAGGGTAAG
The nucleotide sequence above comes from Paraclostridium bifermentans. Encoded proteins:
- a CDS encoding sigma-54 interaction domain-containing protein — protein: MKKRELAIVTLKKDAGEIYANQINYFLGDSIKINLYSFEEGGFTFFEEKLILLSVNLKYEEILNMCNPDAQIIIPNLTFEKSSFEKICKINKNETIFVYNLSKSMALETIAIIYRLGVDIPNLIPCYPEMKKVPQNSIVLTPGEKVNIEAKNCKIIDLEYRIIDLSSIADIAMKLNLESLIQEDLVKKFMDKIVPISYITEKLLVTQTKLENQFDFLLSAIDDGIIGVSNEGIVQFYSHVAREILSINGNEMIGKYIGEYVKSLDFDQIIKKEVPYFQKLIKVNNIDINMEVKYTHISVFNGFIIKVSKFHQAEKKQAKLRAQLMSSGNISKYNFDDIIGCSESIQNTKKIAYKMAQSDSSILIIGESGTGKELFAQSIHSASRRSQGPFVAVNCSTFQEGLLQSELFGYDEGAFTGARKGGKIGLFELANKGTIFLDEIGEMDLNSQATLLRVIQEKQIRRVGSDKIIDVDIRIIAATNRDLKKLVCENKFRKDLFYRLNVLPLKIAPLRNRNEDVFLIFESFKKNLDVKFNLSNELVEIFKTYSWEGNIRELRNLVEYCSYLDKSTIEVYDLPEYMLESIKHKDYCLELSNKNEIKKISNLKRDLRDYIFVLEKIKNAYDLKQRIGRRKIYEYALSEKIFLTEQQIRSILIELQEFGFVKILSGRGGSVITEKGIIFLEENKRV
- a CDS encoding GH25 family lysozyme gives rise to the protein MNKLKGIDVSHWTGYVNFKDVLNSGIQVVYIKATEGTNYIDPRFKEYYNEAREAGLKIGFYHFFNPVNPGIPKEQAQHFVSTINGLKCDCKLVLDLEKTGGLSKSKLSRQAIEFLEEVKGLSGLDVAIYTYTNFAQNNLDSESGLGKYPLWIAQYGTSKPESNPIWGEQYAGWQYSESGIVRGIESKTDLDVFTEQILLNEYKEADIKDKKSENIYYTVKSGDTLSKIAKIYNTNYQYLANINNIPDPNLIYPGQKIRIN
- a CDS encoding DUF975 family protein, with product MSKSELRVDMKEEARRQLADNKIDITIATVLVGMITFIPQFLSEEIFTSYRMTLVISIISMLVSTPLVVGLNIVSLDCIKGEKIKAKDILKGFNILYQSYGSILLQMAITFIMTAPFVAIPIFLVKDSHTRLTMIAFISSISNLFFSIVFSQLQYIIADKKDISLIEAIKKSISIIKNYIWDYILLSLSFIGWMLLVGFTFGIAYIWVGPYIQLTFTNFYEYIKKDELDTYEKSKYSNLKSGILVGILLCAYMMIEANVSQRILTPPIVKRIIEDNDLRLISFDEEKSYYISEEEGIAYKIEPNYNNLSDLSKYTVVVKKHPLDAKKGDKVNSTVMYIIADGDKLLGISCDPNSPDKKIESYNPLPGKFDIKGKKL
- the mprF gene encoding bifunctional lysylphosphatidylglycerol flippase/synthetase MprF; its protein translation is MVIKTNKDKLILGLKILFVVIILGITAKESASIIRGFNVETFYTYADQLTLGNILIIVSLGIISYIPLTFYDFIIKKRVGINLDNKKLYKYSWIASSVSSIVGFGGSSAIALKSHFYNPYVKDKKILAKEVSKVVALNLTGFSMTCFIYLIMMKFNLGKISITNVLTICISMYLPILTLILIGRYIKYKNEVRRDVADTFKIIGISLLEWITTITLVYSIIIILGESISIAQFFPIFVAAIAVAIISMSPGGVGTFDLTLLTGLNALGVSSEKVILAIFLYRLTYYIIPLLIGVVLYISELWTKVDKNKKHVVSIVSSKFAHYGLIVLVFSAGLLLLASQAIPGMVERIHVVNKILGFKITCMSGGVSIIIGFLLIAMSRVISFKSKNVYKITMALVIIGIFVSLIIRFEYQVSMYLIIVGIVLKISKNQFYRDGFVMKWGDILKNTLILLFFQGLYIYVAYNNTHLKVASNSIFNLSNYHTLEQVKKFGAMSAIGFLIAVAFLGILYYLNKKNDFKKVKLYQCKDKVDSILKKYNGSSVIHFINLNDKFVYMNKDEDVMLQYQVYANKLVVLGNLVGNENKFFESIQEFYEMSDRYGYIPVFTAIDEKMIPHLHETGYEFIKLGEEASVNLESFTLEGRKMKSVRNALSRVEKEGYTFEMIYPPFSNDFLEEIKNISDEWLEGRPEKGFSVGFFDEEYLSLDAIAIVKNKDGEIKGFTNLMPMYDGNKTLSIDLMRFSKDSCNGIMDFIFVNLFKHGIEHGYSRFNMGMAPLSNVGRSKYSFLREKMAAKIYSHGQHFYSFEGLKKFKEKYCESWDGRYMAYKKRTSLIFTMVQVIMLVSNGKKYRYESCNIESESLKEELA
- a CDS encoding Cof-type HAD-IIB family hydrolase, which codes for MAIKLICIDMDGTLLMDQQNVSEENKRAIKEAVSRGVHVAITTGRVYNCAKLYSDEIGLKTPIIASNGAFIGGSNGETIYNNPLSANEIKDFLSLTKQYGLLSYLTGNFGIVSTMELPDNHIYKVLNKRLKDEEKIKFEVIDNIDNAFKLYPNQLLKGVCIEKNNISKLMKVKKELKQLNPELEIVSSWDDNFEIMKKGSSKGEAVAQLAKYFNLKKDEVMCIGDSENDLSMIEYAGIGVAMGNAIDIVKNSAQYVTLPNTESGVAKAIEKFVLK
- a CDS encoding MalY/PatB family protein translates to MMNYNFDTIIDRSNNFAAKWSEMDKKYGTNDLIPMWVADMDFKAAPCIIDALRNRLEQGIYGYTTRPNSYNESIVNWVSRRFGWNIKSEWLVFSPGVIPAISILIQELTNEGDKIMIQEPVYSPFNSVVKDNKRELVISPLKKLEDGNYVMDYEDIESKIKDVKIFILCNPHNPVGRVWTKEELKQLGDICIKHNVKVISDEIHSDIIFKGYKHIPFASICKEFEQNSITCMAPTKTFNIAGLQMSQVILPNEDDYKALDSAFARIDIRRNNAFSLVATESAYNNGEEWLTDFIDYLEGNMDFAVDYIEKNMPKLKVRKPQGTYLLWVDFSELGLSDEEVAKFLVENAKVALNNGPSFGIGGQGYQRINLACPRSMVEEALTRIKNAIDLL
- the nhaC gene encoding Na+/H+ antiporter NhaC → MCKNVEKKKPTFRFAILVMLAIISLTTVGMVVFKASITTMFLLSWLIVVPAAMKLGYTNSEIEEFGFSVGKDAFQSNLIILSVGVLIATWIAAGTIPTIVYSGLTIITPKYFLLTALIVCSLTSIATGTSWGTLGTSGIALMSIGTSMGVPAGLTAGAIISGAFFGDKISPLSDSTNLAAAVCKTDVITHIKHMMYTTVPSYIICIVLYTVIGFKYANNTIDYNQINEVINVLKANFNIGFIALLPIIFLLILLLLQKPPIVSILASAILGGVIAVLQEGEKIGDLLNYMLNGYSVDTGLEYADKLLNRGGMMSMAETVLLVFIVFVIAGILQKTGFLEVLLQPMIEKIGNSRTKLVGATFITSYFANAFSSSMMFTSVFVGTVMSPLYKEFKLKPENLSRIIEDTATLGGPLIPWNSNAIFCSQTLGVSPFDFIPYCFLSWITPIISFTYGVTGFSMKKYTDEELREISELEVADNL